In Coffea arabica cultivar ET-39 unplaced genomic scaffold, Coffea Arabica ET-39 HiFi ptg000047l, whole genome shotgun sequence, the following proteins share a genomic window:
- the LOC113741988 gene encoding protein FAR1-RELATED SEQUENCE 6, which translates to MEEVSVNGVNSEQAIEGQGCETFLEIDDERADLDIQNGIPDGRKEFVAPAVGMEFESYEDAYNYYSCYAKEMGFRVRVKNSWFKRNSKEKYGAVLCCSSQGFKRIKEVNRLRKETRTGCPAMLRMRIVDSKRWRVVEVTLEHNHLLGSKICKAVKKMGTVSKRKLQSSSDSEVRTVKLYRALVIDAGVNGNSNITVRESRSSSDHSDQLSLKKGDAQAIYNYLCRMQLTNPNFFYLMDLNDNGCIRNFFWVDARSRAASGYFCDVIFLDNTFLSNKYEIPLVAFVGTNHHGQPVLLGCGLLSGETTGCYTWLFKAWLTCTSGHHPHTIISDRCKILQSAIAEVFPKSLHRFSLSHIMRKVPEKLGGLRNYDAIRKALCKAVYEALKPFDFEAAWGFMIQHFGIADHEWLRALYEDRSQWAPVYLKDTTFAGMATARPGETLNAFFDKYVHKQTPLKEFLDKYELALQKKHKEEVLADIDSRNSNPELKTRCSFELQLSTVYTREVFKRFQLEVEEMYSCFSTTQLHVEGPVVIFLVKERVMGEANRREIRDFEVLYNRAAAEVRCICSCFNFYGYLCRHALCVLNFNGVEEIPLKYILPRWKKDYKRLHIPEQGSGNAVVTEGIQWFSQLYRSALQVVEEGVISLEHYKVALQAFEESLHRVHNVEHKIE; encoded by the coding sequence ATGGAAGAAGTGTCTGTTAACGGTGTTAACAGCGAGCAGGCAATTGAGGGACAAGGCTGTGAGACTTTTCTAGAAATTGATGATGAAAGAGCTGATTTGGACATTCAAAATGGTATTCCTGATGGAAGAAAGGAATTTGTTGCACCTGCTGTAGGGATGGAGTTTGAGTCATATGAGGATGCTTATAACTACTACAGTTGCTATGCAAAGGAGATGGGCTTCCGTGTTCGAGTGAAAAACTCATGGTTTAAAAGAAATAGCAAGGAGAAGTATGGTGCTGTGCTTTGTTGCAGCAGCCAGGGttttaaaagaattaaagaagtaaACCGCCTGAGGAAGGAAACCCGAACTGGTTGTCCTGCAATGCTAAGAATGAGAATAGTAGATTCTAAAAGGTGGAGGGTTGTTGAAGTTACACTTGAACACAACCATTTGTTAGGTTCAAAGATCTGCAAGGCTGTTAAGAAGATGGGCACTGTATCCAAGAGGAAGTTGCAGTCAAGCTCTGATTCAGAAGTACGGACAGTGAAGTTGTATCGAGCACTTGTAATTGATGCAGGTGTTAATGGAAATTCAAATATTACCGTGAGAGAGTCCAGAAGTTCTTCTGATCATTCTGATCAGCTGAGTTTGAAAAAGGGTGACGCACAAGCCATCTACAATTACCTTTGTCGAATGCAGTTGACTAATCcaaatttcttttacttgatggATCTCAATGATAATGGCTGTATCAGGAATTTTTTCTGGGTGGATGCTCGGTCAAGGGCTGCTAGTGGCTACTTTTGTGACGTGATTTTTCTTGACAATACATTTTTGTCAAACAAATATGAGATTCCCCTTGTTGCTTTTGTTGGTACAAATCACCATGGTCAACCTGTGTTGCTGGGTTGTGGCCTGCTTTCAGGTGAGACGACTGGCTGTTATACCTGGCTGTTCAAAGCGTGGCTCACTTGCACATCTGGACATCATCCACACACCATAATTTCTGATAGATGTAAGATTCTGCAGAGTGCTATTGCTGAGGTCTTTCCAAAATCTCTACATCGATTCAGTTTGTCACACATCATGAGAAAAGTCCCTGAAAAGTTGGGAGGACTCCGCAATTATGATGCCATCAGAAAGGCACTGTGTAAAGCAGTTTATGAGGCCTTGAAACCATTTGACTTCGAAGCAGCATGGGGATTTATGATCCAGCATTTTGGAATTGCTGATCATGAGTGGCTTCGGGCATTATATGAAGATAGATCTCAGTGGGCTCCAGTTTACTTAAAAGACACTACTTTTGCAGGTATGGCTACTGCAAGACCTGGTGAGACCTTGAatgcattttttgataaatatgtACACAAGCAGACACCTTTGAAGGAATTCCTTGACAAATATGAATTAGCTTTACAGAAAAAGCACAAGGAAGAAGTACTTGCAGATATTGACTCAAGAAATTCAAATCCAGAATTAAAAACGAGATGTTCATTTGAGTTGCAGCTGTCCACAGTGTATACTAGAGAAGTTTTTAAGAGGTTCCAATTGGAGGTGGAGGAGATGTATTCGTGTTTTAGCACAACACAGTTACACGTTGAGGGGCCAGTAGTTATATTCTTGGTGAAGGAGCGTGTTATGGGGGAGGCAAATAGAAGAGAGATCAGAGACTTTGAAGTTCTGTATAATAGAGCAGCAGCTGAGGTTCGCTGCATCTGTAGCTGCTTCAACTTCTATGGATATTTATGCCGGCATGCTTTATGCGTTCTGAACTTCAATGGGGTGGAGGAAATCCCATTGAAATACATTTTACCGCGTTGGAAGAAGGACTACAAGCGTCTGCACATTCCAGAACAGGGGTCCGGCAATGCTGTTGTTACTGAAGGGATTCAGTGGTTCAGTCAGTTGTACAGAAGCGCACTGCAAGTTGTAGAGGAAGGAGTGATCTCCTTGGAACATTATAAAGTTGCATTACAAGCTTTTGAAGAATCATTACACAGAGTTCATAACGTTGAACATAAGATTGAATGA